The Saprospiraceae bacterium genome includes a window with the following:
- a CDS encoding ferritin-like domain-containing protein codes for MDNKKSNSTNPSQNGKKSNGKSANSPMQSSQLMELFEDELKDIYWAEKALTKAIPKMIKNATSEELIEAITNHLAETENQITRLEQVFESIGKKVEAKKCEAMEGLIKEAVEIMESCEKGSMRDAGIISAGQKVEHYEIASYGTLRQFAETLGLKEAMTLLEATLIEEKAADQKLSEVAMDAINIEAAHEVA; via the coding sequence ATGGATAATAAAAAATCAAATTCTACAAACCCTTCGCAAAACGGTAAAAAGTCAAATGGAAAATCTGCAAATTCTCCCATGCAATCATCTCAATTGATGGAGTTATTTGAGGATGAACTAAAGGATATATACTGGGCCGAAAAAGCCTTGACCAAAGCCATCCCAAAGATGATTAAAAATGCGACATCGGAGGAATTGATCGAAGCCATCACTAACCATCTTGCAGAAACAGAAAACCAAATTACCAGATTAGAGCAGGTTTTTGAATCTATTGGTAAAAAAGTAGAAGCTAAAAAATGTGAAGCCATGGAAGGTCTGATAAAAGAAGCCGTTGAAATAATGGAATCATGCGAAAAGGGTTCTATGCGTGACGCAGGAATTATATCAGCAGGACAAAAAGTAGAGCATTATGAAATAGCATCTTATGGGACACTGCGTCAGTTTGCAGAAACATTAGGTTTGAAAGAAGCTATGACATTGCTGGAAGCAACACTAATTGAAGAAAAAGCAGCTGATCAAAAACTATCAGAGGTAGCGATGGATGCAATCAATATTGAAGCAGCTCACGAAGTAGCATAA
- a CDS encoding YtxH domain-containing protein, with the protein MSTRKVIFGALAGLATGAIAGVLFAPEKGAVSRKQIIDKGDDYVGKVKSKFNDFSGSVTGKMNGIQNSAEGLVDKGKEKYDETKKDVRSAVTSFRHGNSADNKQVIS; encoded by the coding sequence ATGAGTACACGTAAAGTTATTTTTGGTGCCTTGGCAGGACTTGCTACAGGTGCAATCGCTGGTGTTCTATTTGCACCCGAAAAAGGTGCAGTATCCAGAAAACAAATCATTGACAAAGGTGATGATTATGTAGGTAAAGTTAAATCTAAGTTTAATGATTTTTCCGGTTCAGTCACAGGCAAAATGAATGGCATTCAAAATAGTGCAGAAGGATTGGTGGACAAAGGAAAAGAAAAGTACGATGAAACTAAAAAAGATGTGAGAAGTGCCGTGACAAGCTTCAGACATGGCAATTCTGCTGATAATAAACAAGTAATATCTTAG
- a CDS encoding DUF892 family protein, translating into MKNLNVQAALQNEKYSNFQTTNVLKRPCQIIELFEDKLKAIYWTEKSLIKVIPAMITNATCPDLKEALKIHLSEALIQILRLEQVFEFFGKKAVAKKCLAMEGLIAVAAEKMDSCTKGPLCDSGIISIGRKMEHYEIESYETLCQIAESLCFDKVLQLLQSSLYEEMAAHERLSEIAFSALIVHINMEEEADPVKGSLKVRTDFLHYA; encoded by the coding sequence ATGAAAAATTTAAATGTACAAGCTGCTTTACAAAATGAGAAGTACTCAAATTTCCAAACCACAAATGTTTTAAAAAGGCCTTGTCAAATCATAGAATTATTCGAAGATAAACTTAAGGCTATATACTGGACTGAAAAGTCTCTGATTAAGGTCATACCCGCCATGATTACAAATGCAACTTGTCCTGATTTAAAAGAAGCACTAAAAATCCACCTGTCTGAAGCATTGATTCAAATTTTAAGATTGGAGCAGGTCTTTGAATTTTTTGGAAAAAAAGCAGTTGCAAAAAAATGTCTGGCAATGGAGGGTCTGATTGCAGTTGCAGCAGAAAAAATGGATTCATGCACAAAAGGTCCTCTATGTGATTCAGGCATTATTTCGATAGGCAGAAAAATGGAACATTATGAAATAGAGTCTTACGAAACACTTTGTCAGATAGCTGAATCACTCTGTTTTGACAAGGTGCTGCAACTGTTGCAATCATCTTTATATGAAGAAATGGCAGCTCATGAAAGATTAAGTGAAATTGCATTTTCGGCTTTGATTGTTCATATTAATATGGAGGAAGAAGCAGATCCAGTCAAAGGATCTTTAAAAGTTAGGACTGACTTTCTGCATTACGCATGA
- a CDS encoding lmo0937 family membrane protein codes for MGNILYTIALIMILFWAIGFFAYGAGALIHILLVVALISFLIKIISGERIAE; via the coding sequence ATGGGAAATATTCTATATACAATTGCATTAATAATGATACTGTTTTGGGCAATTGGTTTTTTCGCTTATGGTGCAGGAGCCCTTATTCATATATTGCTTGTAGTAGCTCTGATCTCTTTTCTGATAAAAATTATTTCAGGAGAGAGGATAGCAGAATAA
- a CDS encoding amine oxidase: MIIQNPFHSFWMAGYECADHLNVFGNRVDLINTTGHLQLMDTDYKNLSSFNISTVREGIRWSVVETKPFQYDWSDVRKMIESGKANNIQQVWDLCHFGYPDDLTPLDLQFTDRFVSLCTAFVEFYRSIDSVSTLIVTPINEVSFISWLGGEANCTSPYRTNQGWEVKYNLMKAYIKGIDALKAADPSIRILTTEPLINIVPWNSATIEEIENAAAMHEAQFQVTEILSGRLCPELGGSEAYLDILGYNFYYNNQWTASPHEFLDWKIGELNPKFIPLHRLLMAAFKKYNRPFVLTETSHPKEDRPLWIKMIETESQKLLMENLPFWGICWYPMVNRPDWDYLNDWHYAGIYEDVYDKDFPGRVLHEPSATALLETQNILNR, from the coding sequence ATGATTATTCAAAATCCATTTCATTCTTTTTGGATGGCAGGGTACGAATGTGCCGACCATTTAAATGTTTTTGGTAACAGGGTGGACCTGATTAACACTACCGGCCATCTTCAGTTGATGGATACAGACTACAAAAACCTTTCATCATTTAATATTTCAACAGTACGTGAAGGGATAAGATGGAGCGTGGTGGAAACAAAACCATTTCAATACGATTGGTCTGATGTTCGTAAAATGATAGAATCCGGAAAGGCAAATAATATACAGCAAGTCTGGGATTTATGCCATTTTGGTTACCCGGACGATTTGACACCATTGGATCTTCAATTCACTGATCGGTTTGTATCGTTGTGCACGGCTTTTGTAGAATTTTACAGGAGCATTGATTCTGTGTCAACTTTAATTGTTACACCAATAAATGAGGTGAGTTTTATTTCCTGGCTGGGAGGAGAAGCAAATTGTACTTCTCCTTACCGTACTAATCAGGGTTGGGAAGTAAAGTATAATTTGATGAAGGCATATATAAAAGGAATCGATGCCCTGAAAGCAGCAGATCCTTCGATTCGTATTCTGACTACCGAACCATTAATAAATATTGTGCCGTGGAATTCTGCAACCATAGAAGAAATAGAAAATGCCGCAGCAATGCACGAGGCTCAATTTCAGGTGACAGAAATATTGAGTGGTAGGTTATGTCCTGAATTAGGTGGAAGTGAAGCTTACCTGGACATATTGGGATACAATTTTTATTACAATAATCAATGGACAGCATCACCTCACGAATTTTTAGATTGGAAAATAGGCGAGTTAAATCCAAAATTTATTCCTTTGCACCGTTTGCTGATGGCTGCTTTCAAAAAGTACAATCGCCCGTTTGTACTTACAGAAACAAGTCATCCGAAAGAAGACAGACCTTTGTGGATAAAAATGATAGAAACCGAATCACAAAAACTATTAATGGAAAACCTTCCTTTTTGGGGGATCTGCTGGTATCCGATGGTCAACCGTCCCGACTGGGATTATTTAAATGATTGGCATTATGCAGGCATTTATGAAGATGTGTACGATAAGGATTTTCCCGGAAGAGTGTTGCATGAACCCAGTGCGACGGCCCTTTTGGAGACACAGAACATTTTAAACAGATAG
- a CDS encoding PA2169 family four-helix-bundle protein: protein MEKDKSIDVLNTLITINNDRIEGYNTASEGTDEQDLKSLFAKFTTTSQKCREELVREVNRLGGEIAEGTLISGKFFRVWMDLKAALTGRDREAILNSCEYGEDQAQDTYEDALKHDMNHLSVEQRTMVTAQKSLLKADHDHVRSMRDAFVNA, encoded by the coding sequence ATGGAAAAAGACAAATCAATCGATGTGTTGAACACACTCATCACGATCAACAATGACAGAATTGAAGGTTACAACACTGCATCGGAAGGTACAGATGAACAGGATTTAAAATCTTTGTTTGCGAAATTTACAACTACCAGTCAAAAATGCAGAGAGGAATTAGTGAGAGAAGTAAACAGATTGGGAGGAGAAATAGCTGAAGGAACATTAATTTCAGGAAAATTCTTTCGTGTTTGGATGGATCTGAAAGCTGCACTTACAGGGAGAGATCGTGAGGCAATTCTCAATTCTTGCGAGTATGGAGAAGATCAGGCTCAGGATACATATGAAGATGCTCTTAAGCATGATATGAATCATTTAAGCGTAGAACAAAGGACTATGGTAACTGCTCAAAAATCATTACTTAAAGCTGACCACGACCATGTCAGGTCTATGCGTGATGCTTTTGTAAATGCTTAG
- a CDS encoding response regulator: MNNPPILILLADDDEGDTLLFKEAFSELKIKSIVHTTNNGVELMKYLSVPDIRLPDVIFLDLNMPMKNGLECLIEIKNNDMLKDISIAIYSTSENEKDIEDTFINGANVYITKPNDFNILKQVLERAVMTSYQYRDKSMKRENFLLRIG; this comes from the coding sequence ATGAACAACCCGCCAATCCTTATTTTACTTGCCGATGATGACGAAGGCGACACACTGCTTTTTAAAGAAGCTTTTTCAGAATTAAAAATAAAATCCATCGTTCATACTACGAACAACGGCGTAGAATTAATGAAATACCTATCAGTCCCGGACATACGTTTGCCGGATGTAATTTTTCTCGATCTCAATATGCCTATGAAAAATGGCTTGGAGTGTTTGATAGAAATAAAAAATAATGATATGCTAAAAGATATATCTATTGCCATTTACTCTACTTCAGAAAACGAAAAAGATATTGAAGACACCTTCATCAATGGAGCAAATGTATATATTACCAAGCCCAATGATTTTAATATTCTAAAACAGGTTTTGGAAAGAGCAGTAATGACATCTTATCAATATAGGGATAAGTCCATGAAGAGAGAAAATTTTCTGCTTCGGATTGGATGA
- a CDS encoding DUF4142 domain-containing protein encodes MSNFIQKGMLLLTLVSTTLLIVSCSNNRKADDSKEMAEDQNERKFDDNNQQSDSQFLYSAAEMILKEIQLGKLAQQKGKDKQVIDLGKMLEKAHTESLSELTSLAETKMISIPIYLTEDTQADYKSLNEISGNDFDKAYADLMVKDHQDAYGFFEKASTDSFDPDIKIWAAVVLPVLKSHLDHSLDCQKKL; translated from the coding sequence ATGTCAAATTTTATTCAAAAAGGAATGCTTTTGTTAACTTTAGTAAGCACTACTCTATTGATTGTTTCTTGCAGTAATAACCGGAAAGCGGATGACAGTAAAGAAATGGCTGAAGATCAGAACGAAAGAAAATTTGATGATAATAATCAACAAAGTGATTCTCAATTCCTGTATAGTGCAGCGGAAATGATTCTGAAAGAAATTCAGTTAGGTAAGCTTGCACAACAAAAAGGTAAAGATAAACAAGTAATAGATTTAGGTAAAATGCTGGAAAAAGCGCATACTGAATCATTGAGTGAATTAACATCACTCGCCGAAACTAAAATGATATCCATCCCTATTTATTTAACGGAAGATACACAAGCCGATTACAAATCTCTAAATGAAATATCAGGTAATGATTTCGATAAAGCATATGCTGATTTGATGGTAAAGGATCACCAGGATGCTTATGGATTTTTTGAAAAAGCATCAACGGATTCCTTCGATCCGGATATTAAAATTTGGGCTGCAGTTGTACTGCCTGTTTTGAAATCACATCTGGACCATTCATTGGATTGTCAAAAGAAACTTTAG
- a CDS encoding PAS domain-containing protein, protein MTKIKSNSEIPKHIQGKLSRFPVVAIGASAGGLEAMMELLKYLPPDTGMAFIYVQHLSPDHKSMLTEILAKKTKMKVQEIDDMDKIKPDNVFVIPYNKGIEVTDGHIKLIPRSESSAAISIDILFSSLAQAQKGRVIGIVLSGSASDGTIGIKDIKHEGGLTFAQDDTAKFTSMPHSAIATGAVDFILSPKEMAFELARLSKHPFVKSEDVKTNSEDLIDNSDPDLKVILNQLHKSTGVNFSAYKMNTIKRRIIRRMLLYKITTLKEYTKLLTQKSTVRTIDEAQSGREELDILYQDLLINVTSFFRDTDTHKYLKESLFPKLLKRKISGESLRIWVPACATGEEAYSIAMILLEIQGSQSTAFPVQIFATDLSEQAINKARIGVYTKQELETVSPKRIQRFFTKTDDGFRVNKAVRDMCVFAQHNILSDPPFSRLDFISCCNLFIYLDTAAQKKAVNTFHYSLNNNGYLMLGKSENISHSANLFTSSNKKYKIFSRKLNTGFQRLPELSPRFVYPDAVRNNVPVAHRNIISNHNSSVQFQVLDKTIDDILVSEFMPASVVIDHQLEIIQFRGITDLFLTHPKGKATFNILKMARPEIAFELRNAITKAIKTKQRIRKTGIELKIDSEIKVISIEVVPLKIEWNDPLILILFTEHEQTEIYSKQVNRGNNSPAKDKRILKLEQELATAHDDALVFTQEQEAFTEELQSAHEEVVSSNEELQTLNEELETSKEEIESANEELITTNQELQTRNDLLNESYEYSNAIVSTMHEPMLVLGKDLRVKSANKAFFEKFSVTEEQTLGVLLYDLGNKQWNIPALRKLLEDIIPGNSHFYNYEVRHTFLNLGEKIMSLNASRVVQNTRREQLILLIIADITEVRNLIEEKELREKELLTIKIREQNSEKNRLEKAVSERTQELKEANHSLERKNKELVNMNKELEAFTYVSSHDLQEPLRKLQIFAGLILDKETQNLSEKGKNYFLLIQQAAERMQRLIHDLLTFSRVKDAERTFEMTDLNIIIEEVKSELKETIGEKHAIIEVKDICDVNIIPFQFRQLMNNLFSNSLKFSKPNKPPHIKITSKHVKFKIVKVKGLLPQTEYCRITISDNGIGFKKEFSEKIFEVFQKLHGKEEYAGTGIGLAIVKKIVDNHNGIITAKSVVNRGAAFDIYLPVVQSGISDSPKNKIL, encoded by the coding sequence ATGACAAAGATTAAATCAAATTCTGAGATTCCTAAGCATATACAAGGTAAACTAAGCAGGTTTCCGGTCGTAGCCATTGGTGCATCGGCAGGTGGTCTGGAAGCCATGATGGAGTTGTTAAAATACCTGCCACCGGATACCGGCATGGCTTTTATTTATGTTCAGCATCTCAGCCCTGACCACAAGAGCATGTTGACTGAAATTTTGGCAAAGAAGACAAAAATGAAAGTGCAGGAGATTGATGACATGGATAAAATAAAACCCGATAATGTTTTTGTGATTCCATACAACAAAGGAATTGAAGTTACTGACGGGCATATAAAATTAATTCCCCGATCAGAAAGCAGTGCAGCTATCTCAATAGATATTCTTTTTTCATCACTTGCTCAGGCACAGAAGGGGAGAGTTATCGGAATTGTGCTTTCAGGGAGTGCCAGCGACGGAACGATCGGTATAAAGGACATTAAACATGAAGGAGGGTTAACATTTGCACAAGACGATACTGCCAAATTCACCAGTATGCCTCATTCTGCCATTGCAACCGGAGCGGTGGACTTTATTTTATCTCCTAAAGAAATGGCTTTCGAACTGGCTCGACTAAGCAAACATCCCTTTGTAAAAAGCGAAGATGTAAAAACGAATAGTGAAGATTTGATTGACAACAGCGATCCTGACCTGAAAGTCATTCTCAACCAATTGCACAAAAGCACCGGAGTTAATTTCAGTGCATATAAAATGAATACGATCAAAAGACGTATCATTCGGAGAATGTTGTTGTACAAAATTACCACACTGAAAGAATATACCAAATTACTCACTCAAAAAAGCACCGTCCGAACGATTGATGAAGCTCAATCAGGGAGGGAAGAGCTGGATATTCTGTATCAGGATCTTTTGATAAATGTAACCAGTTTTTTTCGCGATACAGACACACACAAGTATTTAAAAGAAAGTCTCTTCCCAAAATTGCTAAAAAGAAAAATTTCAGGAGAGTCCCTTCGCATATGGGTGCCTGCATGTGCAACAGGCGAAGAAGCTTATTCTATCGCAATGATATTGCTTGAGATACAGGGAAGTCAGTCCACCGCTTTTCCGGTGCAGATTTTTGCAACAGATCTTAGTGAACAGGCTATCAATAAAGCCCGGATCGGTGTGTACACCAAGCAGGAATTGGAAACTGTATCACCCAAGCGTATTCAAAGATTTTTCACAAAAACAGACGATGGTTTCCGTGTAAACAAAGCAGTGCGGGACATGTGTGTATTCGCACAGCACAATATTTTAAGCGACCCGCCTTTTTCACGTCTTGACTTTATCAGTTGCTGCAATCTCTTTATTTATCTCGATACTGCTGCTCAAAAAAAAGCGGTCAACACATTTCATTACTCACTGAATAATAATGGGTATTTGATGCTCGGAAAATCAGAAAATATCAGTCATTCAGCAAATCTGTTTACAAGTTCCAATAAAAAGTATAAAATATTTTCACGAAAATTAAATACGGGATTTCAGCGACTTCCGGAACTTTCACCTCGATTTGTTTATCCGGATGCAGTACGGAATAATGTTCCGGTGGCCCATCGTAATATTATTTCAAATCATAATTCGTCTGTTCAATTTCAGGTGTTGGACAAAACTATTGACGACATACTTGTTTCAGAATTTATGCCTGCCAGTGTAGTGATTGATCATCAGTTGGAAATTATTCAGTTTCGGGGCATAACAGATTTATTTCTGACACACCCAAAGGGCAAAGCTACTTTTAATATTTTAAAAATGGCACGTCCCGAGATAGCATTCGAATTACGAAATGCCATCACAAAAGCCATAAAAACGAAACAACGCATTCGGAAAACCGGTATAGAACTAAAAATTGATTCTGAGATTAAAGTCATCAGTATAGAAGTTGTCCCACTTAAAATAGAATGGAATGATCCATTGATTCTGATACTTTTTACAGAACACGAACAAACAGAAATCTATTCGAAACAAGTAAATAGAGGAAATAATTCGCCCGCAAAGGACAAACGAATATTAAAATTGGAACAGGAACTTGCAACTGCTCACGATGATGCACTTGTTTTCACGCAGGAACAGGAAGCATTTACAGAAGAATTGCAGAGTGCACATGAAGAAGTGGTATCGAGTAATGAAGAATTGCAAACACTGAATGAAGAACTGGAAACTTCAAAAGAAGAAATTGAATCTGCCAACGAAGAACTTATTACAACCAATCAGGAATTGCAAACCCGAAATGACCTGCTGAATGAATCCTATGAGTATTCCAATGCTATCGTGTCCACCATGCACGAACCCATGCTTGTCCTGGGAAAGGATCTTCGTGTTAAATCTGCCAATAAAGCATTTTTTGAAAAATTTTCTGTCACTGAAGAACAGACATTGGGTGTACTTTTATATGATTTGGGAAACAAGCAGTGGAACATACCGGCACTGCGAAAGTTACTGGAAGACATCATTCCGGGAAATTCGCATTTTTATAATTATGAAGTAAGACATACCTTTCTGAACCTGGGAGAAAAAATCATGTCGCTCAATGCCAGTCGTGTTGTTCAGAATACTCGTCGCGAACAATTAATCCTGCTCATAATTGCAGACATAACAGAAGTCAGAAATCTGATCGAAGAAAAAGAACTCAGAGAAAAAGAATTACTTACAATTAAAATAAGAGAACAAAACTCTGAAAAAAATCGATTAGAAAAAGCTGTTAGTGAAAGGACGCAGGAACTTAAAGAAGCCAATCACTCACTCGAGAGGAAAAACAAAGAATTGGTGAATATGAATAAAGAGCTGGAAGCTTTCACTTATGTTTCAAGCCACGATTTGCAGGAGCCGCTTCGTAAGTTACAAATCTTTGCAGGTCTCATTTTGGACAAAGAAACCCAGAATTTATCTGAAAAGGGGAAAAATTACTTTCTGCTTATACAACAGGCAGCGGAAAGAATGCAGCGACTTATACACGATTTACTCACTTTCTCAAGAGTAAAAGATGCCGAAAGGACATTTGAGATGACTGACCTGAACATAATTATTGAAGAAGTGAAATCAGAGCTTAAAGAAACTATTGGGGAGAAACACGCCATAATCGAAGTAAAAGATATCTGCGATGTGAATATTATTCCATTCCAGTTTCGTCAGCTCATGAACAATCTTTTTTCGAACTCTCTGAAGTTTTCAAAACCCAATAAACCACCTCACATAAAAATAACCAGCAAGCATGTTAAATTCAAAATAGTTAAAGTAAAGGGTCTTCTCCCTCAAACAGAATATTGCCGGATAACTATCAGCGATAACGGTATAGGATTCAAAAAAGAGTTTAGTGAAAAAATATTTGAAGTATTCCAAAAACTACACGGTAAAGAAGAGTATGCAGGAACAGGCATAGGTCTCGCTATTGTAAAAAAAATAGTGGACAACCATAACGGAATTATCACAGCGAAAAGCGTTGTAAACAGAGGCGCTGCATTTGATATTTACCTGCCTGTTGTTCAGTCAGGAATTTCTGATTCACCTAAAAATAAAATATTATGA
- a CDS encoding glycosyltransferase family 1 protein produces MKIEKKISMQLVCFSHLPWKFVYQRPQHLLSRFTKKYDVYYVEEFVYSTEPDGYTITLTNENVKVVVPHLTKSTQGKQNEAKRKEVIVKKLFREHFIKSYIFWYYTPMALEYTENFNPKATVYDCMDELSAFKFAPREIKVFEQELFKRADVVFTGGNNLYKAKKGQHHNIFPFPSSIDKAHFKKARNPGNEAIDQLSIPHPRLGFYGVIDERFDIELIKQAADARPDWQFVLVGPVIKIDPATLPQNKNIHYLGGKTYDELPSYLSGWDIALIPFAINDSTKYISPTKTPEYLAGGKPVISTAIVDVVHPYQELGLVHIVHNADDLVRIATEELSIRDKSKWLSKVDEYLGAISWDATWGMMDELMQNEIDMNQNLLTDKINEYV; encoded by the coding sequence ATGAAAATTGAAAAAAAAATCTCTATGCAGCTTGTTTGCTTTTCTCATTTACCCTGGAAATTTGTTTACCAGCGACCACAACATCTATTAAGTAGATTTACAAAAAAATATGATGTTTATTACGTCGAGGAGTTTGTTTACAGTACAGAACCCGATGGCTATACCATAACATTAACCAACGAAAACGTAAAGGTCGTTGTTCCGCACCTGACCAAAAGCACACAGGGTAAACAAAATGAAGCCAAACGTAAAGAAGTCATTGTAAAAAAGCTTTTCAGAGAACATTTCATAAAGTCTTATATATTCTGGTATTATACGCCTATGGCACTTGAATATACAGAAAATTTTAATCCGAAAGCTACGGTGTATGACTGTATGGACGAGTTGAGTGCCTTTAAATTTGCACCCCGGGAAATCAAAGTGTTTGAACAGGAATTGTTTAAAAGAGCGGATGTTGTTTTTACAGGCGGGAACAATCTGTATAAAGCTAAGAAAGGACAACACCATAATATTTTTCCTTTCCCCAGCAGTATTGATAAGGCACATTTTAAAAAAGCAAGAAATCCCGGCAATGAAGCTATTGACCAATTATCAATACCACATCCCCGTCTTGGATTTTATGGAGTTATAGACGAACGATTTGATATAGAGTTAATAAAGCAGGCAGCAGATGCCCGACCGGACTGGCAATTTGTTTTAGTAGGGCCTGTCATAAAAATTGATCCTGCCACATTACCTCAAAATAAAAATATACATTATCTCGGTGGTAAAACTTATGATGAGTTGCCATCCTATCTGAGTGGTTGGGATATAGCACTGATTCCGTTTGCTATCAATGATTCTACAAAATATATCAGCCCCACAAAAACACCCGAATACCTTGCAGGCGGTAAACCTGTAATTTCAACCGCGATTGTAGATGTGGTACATCCATATCAGGAATTGGGTTTGGTGCATATAGTTCATAATGCGGATGACCTGGTACGAATTGCTACTGAAGAATTAAGTATAAGAGACAAGAGCAAATGGTTATCTAAAGTGGATGAATATCTCGGTGCAATATCATGGGATGCCACGTGGGGAATGATGGATGAGCTGATGCAAAATGAAATCGATATGAATCAAAATTTACTAACTGATAAAATCAACGAATATGTATGA
- a CDS encoding family 1 glycosylhydrolase translates to MLGSKFMFATGIENSYPTILLPDGTTKRVDEMEKTGHYIHWEKDFELVKEMGIEFLRYGPPYYKTHIGPGKYDWSFTDVTFNRLKEMDITPLVDLCHFGVPDWLGDFQNPDFPHHFAEYATAFASRFPELQFYTPINEIFIAAMFSAQYGWWNERLSSDKAFVNALKNLSKANVMAMHAILKIQPEATFIQSESTEYFHATEPKALPLARFLNQKRFLSLDLTYGFPINVTMYEYLLQNGMTKSEYKWFAQNQVKARCIMGNDYYVTNEHLVHPDGSTQASGEIFGYYVLTNQYYNRYKLPIMHTETNIKMPACNEWLLKQWANLHRLKQDGVPIIGFTWYSLLHQVDWDSALRNDAGNINELGLYDLDRKIMPVGVAYKHLIEEWKEILLEESYGLLFLHH, encoded by the coding sequence ATGTTGGGAAGTAAATTTATGTTCGCCACCGGAATTGAAAATAGTTATCCGACAATTTTACTACCGGATGGTACTACCAAACGCGTAGATGAAATGGAAAAGACCGGCCATTACATCCATTGGGAAAAGGATTTTGAATTAGTGAAAGAAATGGGTATAGAGTTTTTACGTTATGGTCCGCCTTACTATAAAACACATATTGGCCCCGGAAAATATGACTGGTCATTTACAGATGTTACATTCAACCGATTGAAAGAAATGGATATTACACCATTGGTTGACCTATGTCATTTTGGTGTTCCTGATTGGTTGGGGGATTTTCAAAATCCTGATTTTCCACATCATTTTGCGGAATATGCGACTGCTTTTGCATCCAGATTTCCTGAACTTCAATTCTATACACCGATTAATGAAATTTTTATTGCTGCCATGTTTTCTGCACAATATGGTTGGTGGAATGAAAGGCTGAGTTCTGACAAAGCATTTGTCAACGCATTGAAAAATTTGTCAAAAGCAAATGTAATGGCTATGCACGCCATATTGAAAATACAACCTGAAGCCACTTTTATACAAAGTGAATCCACCGAATATTTTCATGCTACCGAACCAAAAGCATTACCCCTTGCCCGCTTTTTGAATCAAAAAAGATTTTTGTCGCTGGATCTGACTTATGGTTTTCCCATTAATGTAACCATGTATGAATATCTGCTCCAAAACGGTATGACGAAAAGCGAATACAAATGGTTTGCACAAAATCAGGTCAAAGCCCGGTGCATTATGGGCAATGATTATTATGTAACAAATGAACACCTGGTTCATCCTGATGGTTCGACGCAAGCCTCCGGTGAGATATTCGGATATTATGTTTTAACCAATCAGTATTACAACCGTTACAAATTGCCAATCATGCATACCGAGACAAACATAAAAATGCCTGCATGTAACGAGTGGCTTTTAAAACAATGGGCTAATTTGCACAGGCTTAAACAAGATGGTGTTCCTATCATAGGATTTACCTGGTATAGCTTGTTACATCAGGTAGATTGGGACTCTGCTCTTAGAAATGATGCCGGCAATATAAATGAATTGGGCCTGTACGATCTCGATCGTAAAATAATGCCCGTCGGAGTAGCTTATAAACATCTGATTGAAGAATGGAAAGAAATTCTTTTAGAGGAAAGTTACGGGCTTTTATTTTTGCACCATTGA